In Aerococcus loyolae, a genomic segment contains:
- a CDS encoding glucose-1-phosphate adenylyltransferase has product MKSEMLAMILAGGKGTRLGKLTQDIAKPAVPFGGKYRIIDFPLSNCANSGITTVEVMTQYEPLVLNDHIGNGAPWGLDVSDGGAAVLQPYSSSEGEKWFKGTANAIYQNIAFVDSHQPKYVRILSGDHIYKMNYEAMLQEHIKNEADCTVGVIPVPMEEASRFGIMNTDEAGRIVEFEEKPAEPKSNLASMGIYIFNWELLRQYLVNDPEKMEDFGHDVIPAYLENQERLYAYSFHGYWKDVGTIDSLWEANMEFLEPNHPLNIREDTWPIFSKVAVAPPQFMSEESHVEDSMICDGTLNRGSIKNSVISQNVTIGKGSLIENSVIMSGAKIGQNVEIKYAILGENAEVMDNTRFVGEVHDIQVAGYEEIIGGSEHGSK; this is encoded by the coding sequence ATGAAAAGTGAAATGTTAGCTATGATTTTAGCTGGTGGTAAAGGAACTCGTTTAGGAAAACTCACCCAAGATATCGCTAAACCCGCTGTCCCTTTTGGGGGAAAATACCGCATCATTGATTTTCCCTTAAGTAATTGTGCAAATTCAGGTATTACGACAGTAGAGGTCATGACTCAGTATGAACCGCTCGTTTTAAATGACCATATTGGCAATGGGGCACCTTGGGGGCTGGACGTTAGCGATGGCGGGGCAGCTGTTTTACAACCTTACTCAAGTAGTGAAGGGGAAAAATGGTTTAAGGGGACAGCTAATGCGATTTATCAAAATATAGCCTTCGTTGATTCTCACCAACCTAAATATGTCCGCATCCTGTCTGGTGACCATATTTATAAAATGAATTATGAAGCCATGCTTCAAGAGCACATAAAGAATGAAGCTGATTGTACGGTAGGAGTTATCCCCGTTCCAATGGAAGAAGCTTCCCGTTTTGGCATTATGAATACGGATGAGGCAGGGCGCATTGTTGAATTTGAAGAGAAACCGGCTGAGCCTAAGAGCAATTTAGCTTCCATGGGGATTTATATTTTTAATTGGGAATTATTACGCCAATATTTGGTCAATGACCCTGAGAAAATGGAAGACTTTGGTCATGATGTTATTCCTGCTTATCTTGAAAACCAAGAAAGACTCTACGCCTATTCTTTCCATGGTTACTGGAAGGATGTTGGAACCATCGATAGTCTTTGGGAAGCTAATATGGAATTCTTAGAGCCTAACCATCCGCTGAATATTCGTGAAGATACCTGGCCAATCTTTTCGAAAGTTGCAGTTGCCCCTCCACAATTCATGTCAGAAGAAAGTCATGTCGAAGATTCAATGATTTGTGATGGAACGCTTAATCGTGGAAGCATTAAAAATTCAGTCATTTCGCAAAATGTCACAATTGGCAAGGGAAGTCTGATTGAAAATAGTGTGATTATGTCAGGAGCAAAAATTGGCCAAAATGTAGAAATTAAGTATGCGATTCTGGGTGAAAATGCTGAAGTGATGGATAATACACGCTTTGTTGGTGAAGTACATGATATTCAGGTGGCTGGATATGAAGAAATAATAGGGGGTAGTGAGCATGGTTCAAAATAA
- the glgA gene encoding glycogen synthase GlgA, whose amino-acid sequence MKVLFVSAEAAPFFKSGGLGDVSYALPKELQRQGVDIRVVLPYYTLMPEKYKKDVKDLLCFTLDMGKKRAYVGIKYLQLEGLSYYFVDNLDYFDRDSLYGYGDDEERFAFFSLAVIEMMEKIDFVPNVIHVNDWQSAMIPALLVDRYHWVEAYKNIRKVLTIHNLRFQGWTDQENLKNFFNTTNSLFHDNGVKQNNRVNYLKGGINFSDIVTTVSPSYAREIQTPEFGEALDGTLRANAFKIRGIINGIDYDLNNPQTDPALVTNYSMDTVRDGKATNKASLQERVGLEVDPDRPLLAVVSRLTDQKGMQLLEAKAEELLHTTSAQFLILGTGDQRFEHSFRYFEDQYKGRFCAYIDFDTQLAQQIYAGSDLFLMPSAFEPCGLSQMISMRYGTLPLVHETGGLKDTVIPYNQFTGEGNGFSFKRFDTGDFSNMVHYALGVYYNQKEAWYYLIQHAMTRDFRWEKPAKDYLRIYQQLLNE is encoded by the coding sequence ATGAAAGTTTTATTTGTTTCTGCAGAAGCGGCTCCTTTTTTTAAATCAGGAGGGCTAGGAGATGTTTCCTATGCCCTACCTAAGGAATTACAGCGCCAGGGGGTAGATATTCGTGTCGTCCTCCCTTACTACACACTTATGCCTGAGAAATATAAGAAAGACGTCAAAGATTTGTTGTGTTTCACCCTCGATATGGGGAAGAAGAGAGCTTATGTTGGAATTAAATATTTACAATTAGAAGGGCTAAGCTATTATTTTGTCGATAATTTAGACTATTTTGATCGTGATTCTCTTTATGGTTATGGGGATGATGAGGAACGTTTTGCCTTTTTCTCCCTAGCAGTTATTGAAATGATGGAAAAAATTGATTTCGTTCCAAACGTCATTCATGTCAATGACTGGCAGAGCGCCATGATTCCAGCCCTCTTAGTTGACCGCTACCATTGGGTAGAGGCCTATAAGAACATTCGTAAGGTCTTGACTATTCATAACTTGCGTTTTCAAGGCTGGACGGACCAAGAAAATTTAAAAAATTTTTTCAATACCACTAATAGCCTCTTCCATGATAATGGTGTGAAACAAAATAACCGGGTCAATTATCTAAAGGGGGGGATCAACTTTAGTGATATTGTCACCACTGTGAGCCCTAGCTATGCTCGGGAGATCCAAACGCCAGAATTTGGAGAAGCTTTAGATGGTACGCTTAGGGCTAACGCCTTTAAAATTCGCGGGATAATCAATGGCATTGATTACGATTTGAATAATCCGCAAACAGACCCTGCCTTAGTTACAAACTATAGCATGGATACAGTGCGTGATGGGAAGGCAACCAATAAGGCCTCCTTACAGGAACGGGTAGGCTTAGAAGTTGATCCTGACCGACCGCTTCTTGCCGTGGTGAGTCGCTTAACCGATCAAAAGGGTATGCAGTTACTAGAAGCTAAAGCTGAAGAATTATTGCACACCACCTCAGCCCAATTCCTCATTTTAGGGACAGGTGACCAGCGTTTCGAGCATTCTTTCCGTTACTTTGAAGACCAATATAAGGGACGATTTTGTGCCTATATTGACTTTGATACCCAATTAGCTCAGCAAATTTACGCCGGTAGCGATCTCTTCCTGATGCCAAGTGCCTTTGAACCTTGTGGGCTTTCGCAAATGATTTCAATGCGTTATGGCACTTTACCCCTGGTTCATGAAACTGGTGGCTTAAAGGATACGGTTATTCCTTATAATCAGTTTACTGGGGAAGGCAATGGTTTTAGTTTTAAGCGCTTTGATACGGGAGATTTTTCCAACATGGTCCACTATGCGCTTGGGGTTTACTACAACCAAAAAGAAGCTTGGTATTATCTGATTCAACATGCGATGACTCGCGATTTCCGCTGGGAAAAACCAGCTAAGGACTATTTAAGGATTTATCAGCAACTCCTTAATGAATAA
- a CDS encoding DegV family protein — protein sequence MKAAFIIDSTASLPDNMKNLANVMEVELSVRFPDGEIFGDTTDTAESKRFYDKLETSEELPTSSQPQPVEFYQVCDQLVEEGYDTVFGIFLSSKISGTLQTAHMILEEYAEHFNAYIIDSKGTSIQMLHILEEGMAMIEEGRQPEAIAEEMQWIADNSRVYVMLKDLKNIVKGGRATSFQAALSTMLRVFVILYFNEAGEVVLFDKVRTKRKVIKRYIELVQEAKDRYPAGIKLAFAHGNAPEEVKKFEQAILAEFPELDYMTTYLTPVLGTHGGQGCIGMGTLACRRPQGE from the coding sequence ATGAAGGCTGCTTTTATCATTGATAGTACGGCATCACTTCCCGATAATATGAAGAATTTGGCCAATGTCATGGAAGTGGAATTATCAGTACGTTTTCCTGATGGGGAGATCTTTGGTGACACGACAGATACTGCGGAAAGCAAGCGCTTTTACGATAAATTGGAAACCAGTGAGGAACTCCCAACTTCATCACAACCTCAACCTGTAGAATTTTACCAGGTGTGTGACCAGTTAGTGGAAGAAGGCTATGATACTGTTTTTGGTATTTTCCTCTCGTCTAAAATAAGTGGGACCTTACAGACTGCCCATATGATTTTAGAGGAGTATGCTGAACACTTTAACGCTTATATTATTGATTCTAAGGGAACTTCTATCCAAATGCTTCACATCTTAGAAGAGGGAATGGCAATGATAGAAGAAGGGCGGCAGCCTGAAGCCATAGCGGAAGAAATGCAATGGATTGCTGATAACTCCCGTGTCTATGTCATGTTAAAAGACTTGAAAAATATTGTTAAAGGCGGACGAGCGACTTCTTTCCAAGCAGCCTTGTCTACCATGCTGCGAGTATTTGTTATTCTATATTTCAATGAAGCAGGTGAAGTGGTTTTATTTGATAAGGTTAGAACCAAACGCAAGGTGATCAAGCGCTATATTGAACTCGTTCAAGAGGCAAAAGATCGCTACCCTGCAGGGATAAAATTAGCCTTTGCTCATGGTAATGCCCCTGAGGAAGTCAAAAAATTTGAACAAGCAATTTTAGCTGAATTTCCTGAATTAGATTATATGACGACTTATTTGACCCCCGTTTTAGGGACTCATGGAGGCCAAGGATGCATCGGCATGGGAACGCTAGCGTGTCGTCGCCCACAAGGAGAATAA
- the glgD gene encoding glucose-1-phosphate adenylyltransferase subunit GlgD: MVQNKVCAILNLTENDNDLYPLTKQRPIAMLPFACRYRLLDFALSSITYANMRSAALFIGRSGRSVYDHIRSGKPWDLDTYRGGIFTFSQMEHKQALYEAASRRGDFYDDHETFINRSHADYVYVAGSRVLANVVISDLIEALDDSDADIARLYTRVPRQMIEYHPNERIVSLDEAGYINELLVEGITPIESDTVLYDMNMSIVPTKIMLEIIEKAESQDINQNLDDILIQFLTDYKTVGVEHHGYIANIDSINAYYQASMDMLEPEAYTELFQNKQSIYTKGHNGVPTFYAKGADVKHSQLATGCEIFGKVFHSQLFRKVVVEAEAEVSHSIILQGCKIGKGAKVSYAILDKNVTVEPGAVIEGKPDDLIVIGKHEVIKKSDF; the protein is encoded by the coding sequence ATGGTTCAAAATAAAGTTTGTGCAATATTAAACTTAACTGAAAATGATAACGATCTTTACCCATTGACTAAGCAACGTCCTATTGCCATGTTACCTTTTGCTTGCCGTTACCGCTTATTAGACTTTGCTTTGTCTAGTATCACTTATGCTAATATGCGTTCGGCAGCCCTCTTTATCGGTCGGTCAGGTCGCTCTGTCTATGACCATATCCGTAGCGGTAAGCCTTGGGACTTAGACACTTATCGGGGTGGCATATTTACTTTCTCACAAATGGAGCATAAACAAGCGCTTTATGAAGCAGCTAGTCGCCGTGGTGATTTTTATGATGACCATGAGACTTTTATTAATCGCTCCCATGCGGATTATGTTTATGTTGCCGGATCTCGTGTTTTAGCTAATGTGGTTATTAGTGATTTAATTGAAGCCCTAGATGATTCTGACGCTGATATTGCCCGTCTATACACCCGTGTTCCTCGTCAAATGATAGAATATCACCCCAATGAGCGGATAGTTAGCTTGGATGAAGCGGGCTATATTAATGAATTATTAGTTGAGGGAATTACCCCAATTGAAAGCGATACCGTTCTATATGATATGAACATGTCCATCGTACCAACTAAAATCATGTTAGAAATTATTGAAAAGGCTGAAAGCCAAGACATCAACCAAAACCTTGATGACATTTTGATTCAATTCCTTACAGATTATAAGACGGTGGGGGTTGAACACCATGGCTATATCGCTAATATTGATTCGATTAATGCTTACTACCAAGCAAGTATGGATATGCTAGAGCCAGAAGCATATACCGAGCTCTTCCAAAATAAACAAAGTATCTATACCAAGGGACACAATGGCGTTCCAACATTTTATGCTAAGGGAGCTGACGTTAAGCATTCCCAATTAGCCACAGGATGTGAAATTTTTGGGAAGGTATTCCATTCTCAACTATTCCGGAAAGTCGTTGTGGAGGCTGAAGCTGAAGTCAGTCACTCCATCATCCTGCAAGGTTGTAAAATTGGTAAAGGGGCTAAGGTTTCCTATGCCATTTTGGATAAGAATGTGACCGTGGAACCAGGAGCGGTTATTGAAGGAAAACCTGACGACTTAATTGTTATTGGTAAGCATGAAGTCATCAAGAAATCTGACTTCTAA
- a CDS encoding tRNA (adenine(22)-N(1))-methyltransferase: MTKTLSKRLKGIANYVEKGSFVADIGSDHAHIPIYLLDQGLIKGAICSEVAQGPYERMCQAVLDNHYEDLVSCRLGNGLATLKKEDPVDTLIIAGMGGKLIHEILLAGEDILSQLNYPKLILQANIDEYLLRQWLLDKGYQILGEEILEDAGKIYEIIAAEYVGKSLGLSDSQIYLGVYTKDSNPAIFRKKWSRRQHKIESILQQMKGEALSQRRQQFSKQLAMIKQALEGDSDDQ; this comes from the coding sequence ATGACCAAAACACTCTCCAAACGTCTTAAGGGAATCGCAAATTATGTTGAAAAGGGAAGTTTTGTAGCAGATATTGGTTCAGACCACGCCCATATTCCGATTTATTTACTAGACCAAGGACTGATTAAGGGGGCTATTTGTAGTGAAGTGGCTCAGGGACCTTATGAGCGGATGTGTCAAGCTGTACTTGATAATCACTATGAGGACCTAGTATCTTGCCGCTTGGGCAATGGTTTAGCTACCTTAAAAAAAGAAGACCCAGTCGATACGCTTATTATCGCAGGGATGGGGGGCAAGCTCATTCATGAAATTTTGCTCGCTGGTGAGGATATTTTGTCGCAATTAAACTATCCCAAGTTAATTTTACAGGCAAATATTGATGAATACCTTTTGCGTCAATGGCTGTTGGATAAGGGATACCAAATTCTAGGAGAAGAAATTTTAGAAGACGCAGGAAAAATATATGAAATTATTGCTGCCGAATATGTCGGAAAGTCTCTTGGTCTCAGTGATAGCCAGATTTACCTCGGTGTTTATACTAAGGATAGTAATCCAGCTATTTTTAGGAAAAAATGGAGCCGGCGTCAGCATAAGATAGAGAGTATTCTTCAACAAATGAAAGGGGAGGCACTTAGCCAACGACGTCAGCAATTTAGTAAACAGTTAGCAATGATCAAACAAGCTTTGGAGGGTGATAGTGATGACCAATAA
- the gloA gene encoding lactoylglutathione lyase: protein MKVDHTCVRVKDLEASIAFYQEAFGFEVVDKKDFPDNEFTLCYMALPGSSWRLELTYNYDSDGYDLGNGYGHIGLLVEDVKAIHDQHEEKGYELTDISGLPGMDPFYYFVTDPDGYKIEVIQDGVL from the coding sequence ATGAAAGTTGATCATACTTGTGTGCGGGTGAAGGATTTAGAAGCCTCAATTGCTTTTTATCAAGAAGCTTTCGGATTTGAAGTGGTTGATAAAAAGGATTTTCCGGATAATGAATTTACCTTATGTTATATGGCCTTACCAGGCTCCAGCTGGCGTTTAGAATTAACCTATAACTATGACAGTGATGGCTATGATCTTGGAAACGGCTATGGACATATTGGCTTATTAGTTGAAGATGTCAAAGCTATTCATGACCAACATGAAGAAAAAGGTTACGAATTGACTGATATTTCTGGCTTACCTGGAATGGATCCTTTCTACTATTTTGTGACTGATCCTGATGGGTATAAAATTGAAGTGATTCAGGATGGAGTCTTATAG
- a CDS encoding Nif3-like dinuclear metal center hexameric protein encodes MTNKVTVSDLVQYFEKRFPTTYALEGDPIGLHFGSLGQEVKRVLVTLDVRPEVVEEAIEKQVDFIFSHHPVIFRPAKRLSEDDPQRAMYAKLIRHQIAVYSAHTNLDSSQPGMNDWLAKRYGIENAEVFAAHYHEKNYRLVTFLPQENLPDFKEALSDYPLSVIGNYQHCFFQWTGQGNFIPVEGAQPRIGEVNQVTELEEVALSFTVKEREKEQVCDLVKKYHPYEEPVIEVYEKENDYQSIGMGRIGELKEKIPFKDYVEKIKDLSKLEGIRFVTRDNKAIVHRVAVLGGAGSSYYQAAKAAGADVFITADADYHTAHDIYESGLCLIDPGHHMEAICIPYVLEELTQWSQANHLELAVFPSEVNTDPFHFL; translated from the coding sequence ATGACCAATAAAGTAACCGTTAGCGACCTTGTCCAGTATTTTGAAAAACGTTTTCCCACTACCTATGCGCTAGAAGGCGACCCGATTGGCTTACATTTTGGATCCTTAGGTCAAGAAGTCAAGCGGGTTTTGGTGACTTTAGATGTCCGTCCGGAAGTGGTTGAGGAGGCCATAGAGAAACAAGTTGACTTTATTTTTTCCCACCATCCGGTAATATTTAGACCGGCAAAGCGCCTCAGCGAAGATGATCCCCAACGAGCCATGTATGCCAAGCTGATTAGGCATCAAATTGCCGTTTACAGTGCTCATACTAATCTTGATAGTAGTCAACCAGGAATGAATGATTGGTTGGCTAAACGTTATGGGATAGAAAATGCCGAGGTTTTTGCAGCTCATTACCATGAAAAAAATTATCGCCTGGTCACTTTTTTACCCCAAGAGAACTTGCCTGATTTCAAAGAAGCGCTTAGTGACTATCCTCTTTCTGTTATTGGAAATTACCAACATTGTTTCTTTCAATGGACTGGTCAAGGGAATTTTATTCCTGTAGAAGGGGCCCAACCAAGAATTGGTGAGGTCAACCAAGTCACTGAGCTTGAGGAAGTTGCCTTGTCCTTTACTGTCAAGGAAAGGGAAAAAGAGCAAGTCTGTGATCTAGTTAAAAAATACCATCCCTATGAAGAACCGGTTATTGAAGTCTATGAGAAGGAAAATGATTATCAAAGTATTGGTATGGGTAGAATCGGGGAATTAAAAGAGAAAATCCCCTTTAAAGATTATGTAGAAAAGATTAAGGATCTTTCTAAGCTAGAAGGCATTCGCTTTGTGACTAGGGATAACAAGGCTATTGTTCACCGGGTAGCCGTATTAGGTGGGGCAGGTTCATCCTATTATCAAGCAGCCAAGGCAGCCGGGGCTGATGTTTTTATTACGGCTGACGCGGATTACCATACTGCCCATGATATCTATGAAAGTGGCCTTTGTCTAATTGATCCCGGTCACCATATGGAAGCCATTTGTATTCCCTATGTCCTAGAAGAGTTGACCCAGTGGAGCCAAGCTAATCATTTGGAGCTGGCTGTCTTCCCTTCAGAGGTCAATACTGATCCTTTTCATTTCTTATAG
- the glgB gene encoding 1,4-alpha-glucan branching protein GlgB: MYFFNKGKHYHAYRFLGAHKMASSPQDGYRFTTWAPQAKSVAIEGDFNHWQPQPLERVGETGAWTTVIKEASEWDLYKFVIEGKNGLIKEKQDPFAFASEVPPKTASVIQDPTNYSWNDEKWLQTRRQKNIYQSPINIYEVHQSSWRRHSDGRAYSFDDLREELIPYVKKMGYTHIEFMPLTEHPLEASWGYQVSGYYSIAGRYGHDFDPLKRFVDAAHQAGIGVIMDWVPGHFVINDDAMANFDGGPTFEYSDPRRAKNIRWGTLNFDLGKNQVQSFLISNAVYWLEEFHFDGLRVDAVFNMLYLDYDEGDWTPNIYGNNVNLEGVDFIRRLNKEIFLRDPSYLMIAEESTAWPGVTQSIDQGGLGFNFKWNMGWMNDTLKFFKLDPLSRSYNYRLITFTFMYMFDENFILPFSHDEVVHGKESLLGKMPGDNRYRQFANLRLMEGYRMVYPGKKLAFMGNEIGQFLEWRFYEGLEWETLSREYNSEFQDYISTLNQLYLSKKALHHYDLSAKGTIFLEADNPDETIVAFIRKGEELSDCVICIFNFTPVERHNYRLGVPLPGSYRVLLNSEMKKFGGNWLYQKEIFQTEDKAHQKQDYSIELVLPSLSLLLLVPDTIDEESLAKSQVKVAKSSKHKHRTIK; this comes from the coding sequence ATGTATTTCTTTAATAAAGGAAAACATTATCATGCTTATCGCTTCTTAGGAGCCCATAAAATGGCTTCATCTCCTCAAGATGGCTATCGCTTTACCACTTGGGCTCCCCAGGCCAAATCGGTGGCGATTGAAGGCGATTTTAACCATTGGCAGCCGCAACCGCTAGAACGAGTCGGAGAAACTGGGGCATGGACAACAGTTATTAAGGAAGCTTCTGAATGGGATTTATACAAATTTGTTATTGAAGGAAAAAATGGTTTAATTAAAGAAAAACAAGACCCTTTTGCCTTTGCTAGTGAAGTCCCACCTAAAACTGCCTCAGTCATCCAGGATCCCACTAATTATAGTTGGAATGATGAAAAATGGCTCCAGACTAGGCGGCAAAAAAATATTTACCAAAGCCCGATTAATATCTATGAAGTCCATCAGTCTTCTTGGCGCCGCCACTCGGATGGTAGGGCCTATAGTTTTGATGATTTACGCGAGGAGTTAATTCCTTACGTTAAGAAAATGGGCTATACCCATATTGAATTTATGCCTCTGACCGAACATCCACTTGAAGCCTCATGGGGTTACCAAGTTAGTGGTTATTACTCCATTGCTGGCCGTTATGGGCATGACTTTGATCCACTAAAACGTTTTGTGGATGCAGCTCATCAAGCAGGAATTGGAGTCATCATGGATTGGGTGCCTGGTCATTTTGTGATTAATGATGATGCCATGGCTAACTTTGATGGTGGGCCGACTTTTGAATATAGTGATCCCAGGCGAGCTAAGAACATTCGTTGGGGAACCCTGAATTTTGACTTAGGAAAAAATCAAGTCCAAAGTTTTCTCATATCCAATGCTGTTTATTGGCTAGAAGAGTTTCATTTTGATGGCTTGCGGGTGGACGCGGTTTTTAACATGCTTTATCTTGACTACGATGAAGGGGACTGGACACCTAATATTTATGGTAATAATGTCAATTTAGAAGGGGTCGATTTTATACGTCGCTTGAATAAAGAAATTTTTCTGCGTGACCCCTCTTATTTAATGATTGCTGAGGAAAGTACTGCTTGGCCAGGAGTCACCCAGTCTATTGATCAAGGCGGCCTTGGCTTTAATTTTAAGTGGAATATGGGCTGGATGAATGATACTCTAAAATTCTTTAAGCTTGACCCACTCTCGCGCTCCTATAATTACCGTTTAATTACCTTTACCTTCATGTATATGTTTGATGAAAACTTTATTCTGCCTTTTTCCCATGATGAGGTCGTCCATGGAAAAGAATCCTTACTAGGAAAGATGCCAGGGGATAACCGTTACCGTCAGTTTGCTAATTTGCGGTTAATGGAAGGCTATCGGATGGTGTATCCCGGCAAAAAGTTAGCCTTTATGGGCAATGAAATTGGCCAATTTTTAGAGTGGCGTTTCTATGAGGGCCTAGAATGGGAGACCTTGTCCAGGGAATATAATTCAGAATTTCAAGATTACATTTCCACATTAAATCAGTTATACTTAAGTAAGAAAGCGCTTCATCACTATGATTTATCAGCTAAAGGAACCATTTTTCTTGAGGCAGATAATCCTGATGAAACCATTGTGGCTTTCATCCGCAAGGGGGAAGAATTAAGTGATTGTGTCATCTGTATATTTAATTTTACCCCAGTTGAGCGCCACAATTATCGACTGGGTGTGCCTTTGCCAGGTAGTTATCGGGTTCTATTAAATAGTGAAATGAAGAAATTTGGCGGTAACTGGCTCTATCAGAAAGAGATTTTCCAGACCGAAGACAAAGCACACCAAAAACAAGACTACTCAATTGAACTTGTTCTGCCAAGTCTATCGCTTTTATTACTAGTACCTGACACTATTGATGAAGAAAGCTTGGCCAAATCGCAAGTGAAAGTTGCTAAGAGCAGTAAGCATAAGCATCGAACAATCAAATAA
- a CDS encoding GDSL-type esterase/lipase family protein gives MTRLLFYGHSVLAKFPFAQLGDIKIDNRAVSGSIAQEGYDKLIKNNDLSEDYDTILLMYGINELWQGLGIDNPTYWIEKNVEFFSQHYPKSQLILSLVMRNLSEDPSVSNVLIDRLNNNLRQLDSKYSLTYWEWQGFYDANNYCRPELTIEGVHLTQAGYQLMAEGIDKIIRRGAKQ, from the coding sequence ATGACTAGACTCTTATTTTATGGCCACTCAGTTCTAGCAAAATTTCCCTTCGCCCAGCTTGGAGATATAAAAATTGATAATCGGGCGGTTAGCGGCAGCATTGCTCAAGAAGGCTACGATAAGCTCATTAAAAATAATGATTTAAGTGAGGATTATGATACCATTTTATTAATGTACGGGATTAATGAATTATGGCAGGGCTTAGGTATCGATAATCCGACCTACTGGATTGAAAAGAATGTCGAATTTTTTAGCCAGCATTATCCTAAGTCTCAGCTGATCTTATCCCTAGTGATGCGAAATCTTAGTGAAGATCCCTCGGTCTCCAATGTGCTCATTGATCGTTTAAACAATAATTTAAGACAACTTGACTCGAAATATTCATTAACCTATTGGGAATGGCAAGGATTTTACGACGCTAATAATTATTGCCGACCTGAGCTAACCATCGAGGGGGTCCACCTGACTCAAGCTGGCTATCAATTGATGGCAGAAGGCATCGATAAAATCATTAGAAGAGGAGCTAAGCAATGA